A region from the Rosa rugosa chromosome 6, drRosRugo1.1, whole genome shotgun sequence genome encodes:
- the LOC133718751 gene encoding uncharacterized protein LOC133718751 isoform X3 codes for MKVVAATVIHGNVRTGFVEFTSRSWAEMILKSYNGLGMPNYAQIYRLKWDMDATGMMWRWDYAYERCSYFGFNDAGEELNANKALLRYKHLIPAVNEKPAAGGGQQHQEGVSGLTYEIVEEILYNNWLGNRFLYLCMEELCKEKDGCYVIRTLKLSNLLSCSCKFDEKIGSIITCRYCADCNVPFELQKQAWLCTKDFGNRKKVRGLWDALLVSAELCSPVAWTSHQIKLELLTLCRVKNVIIFSREIFTTIIPSG; via the exons ATGAAG GTTGTAGCTGCCACTGTTATTCATGGTAATGTGAGAACTGGTTTTGTTGAGTTTACTTCTCGGAGCTGGGCTGAGATGATCTTGAAGTCCTACAATGGTCTCGGGATGCCAAACTACGCTCAGATATACCGCCTGAAATGGGATATGGATGCTACCGGTATGATGTGGCGCTGGGATTATGCTTACGAGCGTTGTTCGTACTTTGGTTTTAATGATGCAGGTGAAGAATTGAACGCCAACAAAGCGCTCTTGAGATACAAGCACTTGATACCTGCTGTAAATGAAAAACCAGCTGCTGGTGGTGGTCAGCAACATCAGGAAGGCGTGTCTGGTTTAACATATGAGATAGTTGAAGAGATTCTCTACAACAACTGGTTAGGTAATAGGTTTCTGTATCTATGTATGGAGGAATTGTGTAAGGAAAAAGACGGTTGTTACGTTATCCGCACCCTCAAGTTGTCGAACTTATTGTCATGCTCTTGCAAGTTTGACGAAAAGATTGGGAGTATAATCACCTGCCGCTATTGCGCCGACTGCAACGTGCCATTTGAATTGCAAAAGCAGGCTTGGCTATGCACCAAGGACTTCGGCAACCGGAAAAAAGTCCGAGGCTTATGGGATGCACTTCTTGTTTCAGCGGAATTATGTTCGCCGGTGGCCTGGACCAGTCACCAGATCAAACTTGAGCTCCTTACTTTGTGCCGAGTCAAAAATGTTATTATTTTCAGCCGAGAGATATTTACCACTATAATCCCGAGTGGATAA
- the LOC133718751 gene encoding uncharacterized protein LOC133718751 isoform X2 → MKFVCEAATVIHGNVRTGFVEFTSRSWAEMILKSYNGLGMPNYAQIYRLKWDMDATGMMWRWDYAYERCSYFGFNDAGEELNANKALLRYKHLIPAVNEKPAAGGGQQHQEGVSGLTYEIVEEILYNNWLGNRFLYLCMEELCKEKDGCYVIRTLKLSNLLSCSCKFDEKIGSIITCRYCADCNVPFELQKQAWLCTKDFGNRKKVRGLWDALLVSAELCSPVAWTSHQIKLELLTLCRVKNVIIFSREIFTTIIPSG, encoded by the exons ATGAAATTTGTATGTGAAG CTGCCACTGTTATTCATGGTAATGTGAGAACTGGTTTTGTTGAGTTTACTTCTCGGAGCTGGGCTGAGATGATCTTGAAGTCCTACAATGGTCTCGGGATGCCAAACTACGCTCAGATATACCGCCTGAAATGGGATATGGATGCTACCGGTATGATGTGGCGCTGGGATTATGCTTACGAGCGTTGTTCGTACTTTGGTTTTAATGATGCAGGTGAAGAATTGAACGCCAACAAAGCGCTCTTGAGATACAAGCACTTGATACCTGCTGTAAATGAAAAACCAGCTGCTGGTGGTGGTCAGCAACATCAGGAAGGCGTGTCTGGTTTAACATATGAGATAGTTGAAGAGATTCTCTACAACAACTGGTTAGGTAATAGGTTTCTGTATCTATGTATGGAGGAATTGTGTAAGGAAAAAGACGGTTGTTACGTTATCCGCACCCTCAAGTTGTCGAACTTATTGTCATGCTCTTGCAAGTTTGACGAAAAGATTGGGAGTATAATCACCTGCCGCTATTGCGCCGACTGCAACGTGCCATTTGAATTGCAAAAGCAGGCTTGGCTATGCACCAAGGACTTCGGCAACCGGAAAAAAGTCCGAGGCTTATGGGATGCACTTCTTGTTTCAGCGGAATTATGTTCGCCGGTGGCCTGGACCAGTCACCAGATCAAACTTGAGCTCCTTACTTTGTGCCGAGTCAAAAATGTTATTATTTTCAGCCGAGAGATATTTACCACTATAATCCCGAGTGGATAA
- the LOC133718751 gene encoding uncharacterized protein LOC133718751 isoform X1, with protein MYRLDSSDSKETDSRIVKSTSNTHEIRSLRVEGLLPEMDAKYLYGCFSEYLYLCVLDVVAATVIHGNVRTGFVEFTSRSWAEMILKSYNGLGMPNYAQIYRLKWDMDATGMMWRWDYAYERCSYFGFNDAGEELNANKALLRYKHLIPAVNEKPAAGGGQQHQEGVSGLTYEIVEEILYNNWLGNRFLYLCMEELCKEKDGCYVIRTLKLSNLLSCSCKFDEKIGSIITCRYCADCNVPFELQKQAWLCTKDFGNRKKVRGLWDALLVSAELCSPVAWTSHQIKLELLTLCRVKNVIIFSREIFTTIIPSG; from the exons ATGTATCGCCTTGATTCTTCTGATTCTAAGGAGACCGATTCGCGTATCGTCAAGTCGACTTCCAACACCCATGAGATCCGATCCCTACGCGTCGAGGGCTTGCTGCCAGAGATGGATGCGAAATATCTCTATGGCTGCTTCAGTGAATATCTCTATCTGTGTGTATTAGAT GTTGTAGCTGCCACTGTTATTCATGGTAATGTGAGAACTGGTTTTGTTGAGTTTACTTCTCGGAGCTGGGCTGAGATGATCTTGAAGTCCTACAATGGTCTCGGGATGCCAAACTACGCTCAGATATACCGCCTGAAATGGGATATGGATGCTACCGGTATGATGTGGCGCTGGGATTATGCTTACGAGCGTTGTTCGTACTTTGGTTTTAATGATGCAGGTGAAGAATTGAACGCCAACAAAGCGCTCTTGAGATACAAGCACTTGATACCTGCTGTAAATGAAAAACCAGCTGCTGGTGGTGGTCAGCAACATCAGGAAGGCGTGTCTGGTTTAACATATGAGATAGTTGAAGAGATTCTCTACAACAACTGGTTAGGTAATAGGTTTCTGTATCTATGTATGGAGGAATTGTGTAAGGAAAAAGACGGTTGTTACGTTATCCGCACCCTCAAGTTGTCGAACTTATTGTCATGCTCTTGCAAGTTTGACGAAAAGATTGGGAGTATAATCACCTGCCGCTATTGCGCCGACTGCAACGTGCCATTTGAATTGCAAAAGCAGGCTTGGCTATGCACCAAGGACTTCGGCAACCGGAAAAAAGTCCGAGGCTTATGGGATGCACTTCTTGTTTCAGCGGAATTATGTTCGCCGGTGGCCTGGACCAGTCACCAGATCAAACTTGAGCTCCTTACTTTGTGCCGAGTCAAAAATGTTATTATTTTCAGCCGAGAGATATTTACCACTATAATCCCGAGTGGATAA
- the LOC133718751 gene encoding uncharacterized protein LOC133718751 isoform X4 — protein MRSDPYASRACCQRWMRNISMAASVNISISATVIHGNVRTGFVEFTSRSWAEMILKSYNGLGMPNYAQIYRLKWDMDATGMMWRWDYAYERCSYFGFNDAGEELNANKALLRYKHLIPAVNEKPAAGGGQQHQEGVSGLTYEIVEEILYNNWLGNRFLYLCMEELCKEKDGCYVIRTLKLSNLLSCSCKFDEKIGSIITCRYCADCNVPFELQKQAWLCTKDFGNRKKVRGLWDALLVSAELCSPVAWTSHQIKLELLTLCRVKNVIIFSREIFTTIIPSG, from the exons ATGAGATCCGATCCCTACGCGTCGAGGGCTTGCTGCCAGAGATGGATGCGAAATATCTCTATGGCTGCTTCAGTGAATATCTCTATCT CTGCCACTGTTATTCATGGTAATGTGAGAACTGGTTTTGTTGAGTTTACTTCTCGGAGCTGGGCTGAGATGATCTTGAAGTCCTACAATGGTCTCGGGATGCCAAACTACGCTCAGATATACCGCCTGAAATGGGATATGGATGCTACCGGTATGATGTGGCGCTGGGATTATGCTTACGAGCGTTGTTCGTACTTTGGTTTTAATGATGCAGGTGAAGAATTGAACGCCAACAAAGCGCTCTTGAGATACAAGCACTTGATACCTGCTGTAAATGAAAAACCAGCTGCTGGTGGTGGTCAGCAACATCAGGAAGGCGTGTCTGGTTTAACATATGAGATAGTTGAAGAGATTCTCTACAACAACTGGTTAGGTAATAGGTTTCTGTATCTATGTATGGAGGAATTGTGTAAGGAAAAAGACGGTTGTTACGTTATCCGCACCCTCAAGTTGTCGAACTTATTGTCATGCTCTTGCAAGTTTGACGAAAAGATTGGGAGTATAATCACCTGCCGCTATTGCGCCGACTGCAACGTGCCATTTGAATTGCAAAAGCAGGCTTGGCTATGCACCAAGGACTTCGGCAACCGGAAAAAAGTCCGAGGCTTATGGGATGCACTTCTTGTTTCAGCGGAATTATGTTCGCCGGTGGCCTGGACCAGTCACCAGATCAAACTTGAGCTCCTTACTTTGTGCCGAGTCAAAAATGTTATTATTTTCAGCCGAGAGATATTTACCACTATAATCCCGAGTGGATAA